The proteins below are encoded in one region of Sulfolobus islandicus Y.N.15.51:
- a CDS encoding ABC transporter ATP-binding protein: MLLEVRNLKVYFYTKRGIVKTVDDVNLYLDKGEIIGLAGESGSGKSTIGYAIMRLVPFPGKIEGGEILFKGENILKLDEETFRKNYRWKKIAMVFQGSMSGFTPVFKIRDQIIEVLRIHGWTGDYDKRVEELFKMVNMDPQLAEKYPHELSGGQKQRAFIAMALALNPEILIADEPTTALDVMVQEHILNLLKKLRKELNLSIIFITHDLALLSEISDRDYMLYAGKVMESGPSEVIFKKPRHPYTSLLVESIATLNKDIIKGIPGSMPDLSNPPVGCRFNTRCPFARDICFKEEPKMKAFSDGDEVACWLY; encoded by the coding sequence ATGTTATTAGAAGTAAGAAATTTAAAGGTTTACTTTTACACGAAGAGGGGTATTGTAAAAACTGTTGACGATGTTAACTTGTATTTGGATAAGGGAGAAATTATTGGACTCGCTGGAGAAAGCGGATCTGGAAAGAGTACGATAGGCTATGCCATAATGAGACTTGTACCTTTTCCGGGAAAAATTGAGGGTGGAGAGATACTATTTAAAGGTGAAAATATACTAAAACTGGACGAAGAGACATTTAGAAAAAATTATAGATGGAAGAAAATAGCAATGGTATTCCAAGGCTCTATGTCAGGGTTCACCCCTGTTTTTAAGATAAGGGATCAAATAATTGAGGTTTTACGTATTCATGGTTGGACTGGAGATTATGATAAGAGAGTTGAGGAGTTATTCAAAATGGTTAACATGGATCCACAATTGGCCGAAAAGTACCCCCATGAACTTTCTGGAGGTCAAAAACAAAGGGCTTTCATTGCAATGGCCCTAGCCTTAAATCCGGAGATTCTAATAGCGGACGAACCTACAACGGCTTTAGATGTGATGGTTCAAGAACATATTCTCAACCTATTGAAAAAATTAAGGAAAGAGTTAAACTTATCCATAATTTTCATAACTCATGATCTCGCCTTACTTTCAGAGATTTCGGATAGGGATTATATGCTATACGCGGGTAAAGTTATGGAAAGTGGGCCATCAGAAGTTATATTCAAAAAACCTAGACATCCTTATACTTCACTACTTGTTGAATCAATTGCCACATTAAATAAAGATATAATAAAGGGGATTCCGGGATCCATGCCAGACCTCTCAAATCCACCAGTAGGTTGTAGATTCAATACTCGATGTCCGTTCGCTAGGGATATTTGCTTTAAGGAAG